ttaattaaccgattcactgaaatttggcaaagttggTTTTGATAGAGCTCTCGACGttcgtaccaagtatggtctagatcgtgctatatatggatatagcttctatacacaccgatctcccgatataagttcttgggcccaaaaaatggGTATTTATTAAGGATCTTCGACATTCGTGGCCCTTATATCACAAGTAAGAGCGATCTAAAttcggctggaccgaatcttatataccctccaccatggatagcaattgtcgagttctatgcgcagtatctccttttaggcaaacaaagaatattgaataataatatgctattgtgtaatatttcagttcattcggataagaattgcgccttgtatatgggagctgtatcaagatattgatcgattcagatgaTATTATACAcatatcccagatcggattatatggcagctatatcaggttatgtaccgatttgcgctatacatagcacagttattggaattcaaaacaaaacatctcatgcaaaatttcagccaaatcggataagaattgtacgctctattggctaaagaagtcaagatccaagatcggtttatatgacagctaccccagattatgaaccgacttgaatgAAACTCaacacatttattggaaaagataccaaaacactaggtgcaaaatttcagtcaaatcggacaagaattgcgccctctagacgctcaagaaatcaagacccaaaatcggtttataaggcagctatatcaaaacatggaccaatttggcccatttacaatcccaaccaaactacaataataaaaagtatttgtgcaaaatttcaacggctagcttaactccttcgaaagttagcgtgctttcgacagacagacggacatggctagatcgacttaaaatgacatgacgatcaattccgtatagactcaaaaaaggctgaaccgaatttcttgaatttttaacagatggtgcattatggacccgtggtgaaaataggttacttcagttgttgatatctgaagggggagcggaccctccccttaccctaattttcaaaaacaccagatctcagaGTGTGTAGGCGGATTTAAACGGCATTTTGTTTACACACTTACAGTTacctaaaaacaaacatttggcATCAAAATGTGGGTATGGGGTTCTTAGGATGGCCGCCCACTCCtaaaacccgccaaacggaaATATagaccactacaatatgggtaccaaattaaagtatttgagaatagaaaacgtatcagatatccaattgtgggactaagtgtttcgtgagtcaacccacccccccaaaaaaaaagccCTCAAACGAATATATAGACCACGAAATACTCTTCTACGATATCATTGGGTAATCCATGTAGTGTGCGGatgttttagcaactcttcgcgacgattATCTTACCACCCATTGCGATAAAATTGTCCGTATGAGtgataaaacattttttggatTTCATTGGGCAATCTACTGCACGTGCGAAAGTTTAAGCAAATCTTTCCGACGATACTTTTAAAACCAATTGGGTTATAATCGTCCGTGTGACTCATGCAACACTATTCGTGAGgaagttttagaaaatttttcgggaCGATTATTACTCAACCCATTATGTTATAATCGTCCAGAAGGGTTGTTTTATTAATCACCTAAGTCAACGTTTCgcaattgtttttattattttcatgcCTGGTGAGTTTAGGACTTGCATTGAATTATGTTTTTCGACGTTTTGTTTTAAGTGGACAACTTCGCAACACCATACAGAATTCTCCCTTGGTTTCTATGACTATTGGTATGACGAGATGACGAACCACAACATAATTACCAGgaagtgtaccgtaaacagcggagtacaattttttctcgcgaagtgcactatctatcaACGAGTTTTAGTTGTACatatgtgtgtattatagttaagaaccatacacacacaaacaacaagaaatggcgcgaactagttacTATCCACCACGAACTAACCACTccctgtaaattaatatatcttgtGACGAGTAAtacatgtattttgttatgtatTTTGCGATCTTCCAAGCAAATAACACGCAAATGTCTTCAggggagaatatgcgagaactaacataacaacaaagagaatggaaacaaaattctaacatcttaataccgtgAAATCTGGCAATGTAGGAGACATGTGCGAAATTCATGGGTGATCGAAAAGACCTGTTACTTATCAACTGATGCTAACTTGTTGCACAATCAGCTGTGTTTATTAGCAACTACTTTATGTGTAATTTACTACAGTTCAAATATCCCTTAAGAACGAATGTTTTGGGTGCTCAATATTGTAATCTTTCCTTCGTGATCATAGGAATATGGCTAAACAAATCGTTGGCAATCTCCGAAAATCTTCTAGTCTAATCGTTCTAGCCAGAGATCAAATCAAAGCAAGACATCCAATAGATTTTAAGGCATTAATGTTCAAACGTCCACCTCAGGCCACGTTTATGCCTAATTGTGCTGTTTTTCCGGGTGGAGTATTGGATGCACAGGCAGATGAAACACCATTGTGGCGAAAACATTTCGAAAATATGGGTGTATCAAGAAAGCAATTATCTTTGTTAACCCAAGGAAAGGCGAAGAAATCTAATATATTCACCAAAGAAGATCCAGAATCTTTAGAAAGGTGAGCCTTTTATCATAACGAATCTTCTGTAGAaatttttaacttgtttttgctTATGTATAGAGAATTGTCTTTGCGTATTGCTGCCATAAGAGAAACTTTTGAGGAATTGGGAgttatattttgtcaaaatcgcgAAACTTTAGCCAAAGGTGCTGGCGAAGGCTATGGAAATTTCAAAGAGGACTTTGACCGACAACACTGGCAGATGCTGGTACATAATGATGCCACTCAGTTTTTAAAGCTTTGTGAAACATTGGAAATCATTCCAGACTTATGGAACCTTTATGAATGGTCTAATTGGTTAACACCAGCAACTCTCAAAAAACGGTGATTATGCAGAAAATCAATTTGACCAATTTATACTGTGTTACACTTTCCCTTGCACAGTTTTGACACTGTGTTTTTTGTAATAGCTATACAAAAGATGCCACAtttgataaaagaaaaacatgAGGTCACTGACTTTTCGGTAAGCATTTAACAAGAACCCAATTTAAATATGTAGGTCTTCCCAATATTGTATCGAAACGGGACATTTCAACTGAGCACACTACATGCTccttgtttttttaattaagcACACTTTTTGTTTACAGTGGAATACACCGTCCGACTTTTTGcgacaacattttgaaaaggaaaTATGGCTGCCACCACCACAGTTCTATGAACTTTCCCGACTCTTGAACTTTTCCgaattggaaaaagttaaaaatttcgcccaaacACGAGCTATGGAAGGCttggatgcaatttttcccGTTGAACGCAAGTGTAAGGATGGAAGGGTCAGTCTTTTTCAAGGAGATGATTTATATGAAAATCCCGATTTGCCGGAGTTGGTGTCGATTTCCAAAACAGCAAAAGAGTACCGCGAAGGTATACAAAATTTACATCGCATAGAATTCTATGACTCAAATAAGATGGCTATGCAAGTAAATGTTGATGTTCCCAATGGTCACATATGTCCTGTAAATACAAATCCAGAAGATATGAACTAAATATTGTTGATATTAAATGTTTGTTTATATCTGTTTTTGTTTGTCTTCCAACTTTGACGACTCAAAGCATTTTGGCGatttcattttttaataaattttaaaacaacatTTTCGCATACaatccaggattcactgaatccTGCATACAATCACTATTAGCTAAAGTTCATTTAACCAGAGAGTTTTGATTCATTAATAAATGAATAAGTATGTGTAAGTTGCGGCAGTCTGGTAAGAGTCTTATATCTCATATATACCAACGACCGTTTTTTTTACTTGAGCTCATAGAAATAAATGTTTCCAGATTCCGCTAAATATCAACAAGTGCGTTGTCTCGGGCCctgacatttttaatttaatgaggCGATTATGGATGGCAGCGCAACTCTCGTTGCGTTGTCAGGACATAAATCCATAAAACAAATTCCTGTATaatgttgaatttttttgtcattttcacaAAATGTGAGTGTTTTGAACGTTCtgcaagaaattttttaaaagaatgcaattaatcACAAAGGGGATTGAAATACCAGAGAAATGTTCGTGCTCAAAATATGATAGCAAACGTCAAACTTGTAGGTGTCgctaattattttatttctcttcAAAGCAAGCTctgtcgaaaaattttaaaaatcaattttacaggaaaaagaaataaaagaaagataaacatattggaagctaagactgccgaaaccctatacataaataaattatacctatatagataaagaatttgaacttcgaacatagactggttggtggcgcaTGTGAATATAGATGAGAATTATCTAAGAACATTCCGCAAGCAGAGTTCTGCTTGCAATGGCATGCAGATTGCGTCGTTTACATTTtcaaaatatgcattatttcctttcccgtgAAGAAAATGTTGTCg
The Stomoxys calcitrans chromosome 3, idStoCalc2.1, whole genome shotgun sequence genome window above contains:
- the LOC106085364 gene encoding acyl-coenzyme A diphosphatase NUDT19, coding for MAKQIVGNLRKSSSLIVLARDQIKARHPIDFKALMFKRPPQATFMPNCAVFPGGVLDAQADETPLWRKHFENMGVSRKQLSLLTQGKAKKSNIFTKEDPESLERELSLRIAAIRETFEELGVIFCQNRETLAKGAGEGYGNFKEDFDRQHWQMLVHNDATQFLKLCETLEIIPDLWNLYEWSNWLTPATLKKRFDTVFFVIAIQKMPHLIKEKHEVTDFSWNTPSDFLRQHFEKEIWLPPPQFYELSRLLNFSELEKVKNFAQTRAMEGLDAIFPVERKCKDGRVSLFQGDDLYENPDLPELVSISKTAKEYREGIQNLHRIEFYDSNKMAMQVNVDVPNGHICPVNTNPEDMN